The genomic stretch CCACGATTCAGGTCCATCCGGTGGCATCACAGTTCCCTCAATCTTTTCccataaacaaaacaaacacCGTGAGAATCTACTGAATTCAATATTCTGAAGACAAAACAGAAGGTGGTGGTTCTAAGTTTGCAGCAGAATATGCACACTACCTGAAACAGCAGGCCAGATTTACAAGGCCCAGTGAATATGGAAGATTGTATCATGAAGGAGTAGCTTCTTGGAACAAGAAGTGTTGCTGATTCGGCTTGGCAAGCAGTGTCCCAAGCCAGCTTGAATGCCTGTGTATCGTCTGCGACACCATCACCAGCAGCACCAAAAGACAGTACGTTGAACACTGGAGTGGAATCAGAACTTAGGCCAGCAGCTGGCTGCGGCGCTGGAGATGGAGGGATTGGATTTTGAGACAGTCCAATAGGCTTGGGTGCTGAAGAAGGAGGGACTGAAATTTGAGACAACGATCGATAGTGCTGCCTTCCCTGAATAGGGAGCAAGAGCAAGCACAATGAAATGCAGAGAAACAAGGGAAAAACAGAGAAGAATTCCATTGTTAGTTTGGCTATGGAAGGGAAAGAAACttccccatatatatatatacacttgatAAAATTAATCCCAATACCCCTAGAGAGAATGTCTTTCTCACTGGCTAGGATGTGAAGATCATGGTCTTAGAATTGGCAGAGCTCCACTAAAGACCTCATAGGTTTTGTCATTATCATCAGCTAGGGATTGTGTAGACTTGTAGGATGAAGGTGCCTGCGTTTTGGGAAGGCCTAGAGAAGCACAGAAACTGACTAGAAAAGGTGCCTAAAATAGCTAAAGCTGAGGATGGTACTactactgctgctgctgctgctgctgaatCAGTAGAATGAAACCAGTTTTTATACTACTGGGAATTCTTAATCTTGTTAGTGGAAGCCCCTTTTTGGGCCTGGCCGGAATGCACCAACGACTTATTTTAATCATGGCAAAACCGACCATTTCCATTCAGAGAAATTGGCTTTTCTTGAGTGAAGTTGTGGGGAGGCTGCAAGTGAGCAGTGAagacaaaagagagagagagagagagaggcgtaGGGGAGTGGGAAGGCATCACAAAGAAGAGCTTTTCGATCCATTAACTTCCCATTTGGTCCCAAAATGAGTAGTTTGACTTGggagggggaggaggaggaggaggagataaTGTTTCTGAAGATGGAGATCCCATTTCGAGTTTCAAAATGGTTTCTTCTCAGTTTCTGAGGAGCCAAACAAGACATCATGCGCACTGGGGGGGCTTGCAATGTGTTCAAGCATAAGATTATACAATTCTATTCCTCTCAATCTCAGGCACTAGTTGAAGGGTGGTCATGCTTTAAACCACCATGCTCATCAAATTTTCAGCCCACTTTCATTAATGTTTTTCCTAATCTCAGTAATTAGCATTTAGTACTTGTCTAATTCTACTACCAAATTTCTATTATCGCAATAATCACTCTGGCAAAAAgcattttttgataaaataactttaattaatttaaacataatataCTTTTGAGGCTCCAAAAACACTTTTTTTTACCACTAACCAATAACATAAAAATGAGGAAATACTATAATCTAATGAAAAACCCTTTTCTACCAACCTGGCCAAGTAGAAGTAGGCCACTAATTAAGAACCCACAAGCAGCGATTGACCTACCCCCATGATTCTTCCACCTTTCTAATGGCTTAGCAAGCAATCATGAAGAACCCCACTTTGAACCCTCTTTGGTTGTGTCATATCTTTGTCTTCTTATTCCCTAAAGCTCTTGGTTTTGTGAGCTATAAGCAGAGAGATGAGAGAGCCAATTATGAACAGTTTTGAGGCAATGACATTGTTTCTTTTGCCACTCCTATAGATGCCCACTTTGGTTCACTTTCTGGCACTGAAACTGGGATGGCATGCTTAAATTATACTGTCCcttgaaaattaatcaaaatgctATTTACATATTCActgttgatatttttataatatcattatattttatattatatatagtatatattgTGTCTAAGAAAATGGGTCAAAtcccaaagaaagaaaaaattcataaaaaataagttatagATGTATGAAGTTATCGAATGACCGAGAGACTCGAGACGAATTAACTGAGTGATCAAAATTGAACGATTGAGACCAAGAGATTAAGTGACTTCACCCAAGAGTCTTTTTTAAAGTTTTCGAaagattttatctaaaattcatatattactTGACCATTATTATTCAATAGACTCTTGCAAATCTCTAATATTATCGCtcataaatttaaaagagagtttaaaattatgattgaGGATAATGTTAAAAGCATTGCATTCAATAAAATGTGGATAATGTTTTGGATGACATGACATCAACGCAAACTCTAGTAGTGTTCAAAGTGGGGGTGgcaagaaatttaaatttttttctcaacTTCCCATGTGGAATAGCACTCTCCTTAAAGTCTAGAACCTTCCCTCCCAGTGGACCAATACATGAGCTCTGAATTgtattatttggttaaaataagtttttgaatcgaatcaattaattaaattaaattttgataaaacaaCAGTTATTCGATTTTGACAGTAATATATTAGTTTTTAACTGAATAAACCAAACTGACAGGAACATATAGTTACTGTACAAAAGTACCACTACCTTTAAACCAGTTTAATAAGCACACTTAATATGTCTTCAATTCTGTTGAACTTTCTTAATattggttattttaattaaaaatttattaatttcaattttatcatacaTAAATTCGGTTCTATTGACAAAAGACACTATAAATAATTAGAAAACTATGAATTCGATTCATCTCAAGTAATATAGACAATCTATTTTACGTGTTTGAGAACTTGAGATAACACAAGATTGTGAATTTAATTCTGTCTCCGTATCAGAATACGTAATTAATTGTATCTATTCAAAAGGTTAAACCCTTAGAATTTGCCTTGTGATGAATCTATCCATTCATCTAAGATCATGGAACaaataaattttgagttttaaagaGAGTAAAACAGGTCGAGACTGAAAATTGATTATATTTGAGGAACTCTCAGAGTTTTtcacattattaaaaaaataaaaaaaccagaTGCTCACCCCACCGATGGACAATAAACATCCCTCAAATTCAGCAAGCCCCCTCTTGGCTGTAAGTGGCAGTGTGGCACCAACTTTCAGCCTTCTGCATCTCCAAGTTTTGTATTGTTTTTGAAATTcgaaaatattatttcaacacttaaatttgacatttgtaattacaatttatattattatcttaTGTTCTATGTCATATCAATacagatatataaaatatcaatacagAGTGTTAAtataaatgtcaaatttaaGTGCTTAAATAACATTACGGTTCAAATTCTATTTCTGGGAACTTAAGAGCACATGGTTGGTCAAGTGAAGGAAGCAAACAATAACTTGGATATGGTGAAGCGGTAGAAACTGGCAAGAGTGTTAAACGGAGGGCTTGTTTAAGCATTCAGTAAACCTAAAGACTcatcaagaaaataaaatatcaaaccTAGATCAACTTCTGTcctaaatttttcatttctacCAGTCTTGAGACCTGGCTTCCAGAGAAACATCAAAAGCATAATGAGAAGGCAACAGCAATTTATCAAGCCTTAGCCCCCCACAATACGGGGTTggttatatgaattctagattgCCAAAGATGATAAAAGGTACTGTAGACCTTCGACGAACAGAAGCACCTATTGCTTGAGAAATTCTCTCCAAGTAGTTATATTTGTAGCCTTGAAGCTGCAATCTTCAGGCGCTATCACGGTTTTTTCCGCAGAAATAAACTTCAACGATCTAGCAAAGCTCCTGAGACACAAGCACTTTCTGTTAGCTTTTTGCTCAGCCATTATCCTAATATTAGGTTAAATCATAATTATAGATAGTCCAAGTATAAAAGGAAAATGCTTCAATTTTCACTCACAGGGACTTTAGCCATATAATTGCATTGCACACGTGACTGTCTTCTATGAAATTCGTAATTATAAAAGATTAAGAACTATTGGGATGACATCATTCTATGATACCGTACAACAGCATGGCTCACTCATGGTTCATATCCGAACTATAGCATCTACCCAACATATATAAATCGCTACTCAAAATTGTTAACCTAGTATTGCTAGTATTAGCTCTAGTAATCCATATCATAAACATGAAAACCACATTTTCTGGCCAACATCGAACTCTTCTTCAAATTGTGAAACTGGTATCGACTCCAGTAAGACATATCATGCTGAATAAACCAcatgcaaaaaatataaaactgcACACCATCAGAGGTCAGACCTACTCAAAACATCGAGAGAATGCACCATGAAACGCCTTCACTCTCGTGTTTCCCAAAAAAAGCAGTGAAATAGAAAAGCTACTGTTCCAATTCCCTTGTTGCTTTTAAGTTTCTTTCATGGCCTTCTGTTTTTTCCCCTCAATAATACAAGGATAGTGTTGGCTAATACTGTAAGAGGGACCAGCAAAACAAAATTTGCTATCTGAATGCTAGACCCAACTCACAAGTGGAAAACATTTTAGGTAAATACATAAGAATGGCAAGCTAATTTTTACATACATACGCTTGTCTATAACTACCCACACCTTATCCTGCAATAAAGTATGCCAACCATAATGAAATGGAAATGGGCTTAGAAACACAGGTTTGCACAAGTGACTAAGAAAATGCAggtaattaagaaaaaataacagaCCTATCCCCAATCAATAAATGGAAGAGGTGGATATCCACCCTCTGGAGGTGGCTTTAGCGAGGGAGGGAGATTACCCAGTGAAATTCCCATGCTATCTCCAACTGTACCACCTGCTGTCACAATGAAAAGGATAAGCAATGGAGGCAAAATATGACACAacaaaaaagtaataataatgaaataattgaagcTATCAAgtcaaacaacaacaataacatgtcaaggcttaatcccactaggtggcaAATCTCATTGGCAACTAAGGGTGTCCCCAATGTAAAAGGCTACATGCTTTGCAGCAATCAAGGGAGGGCTATATTGGTATGTAGCTAGCCCATTGCTTTCCGTAAAGCAGTGACCTTTCAGTCATAACCTTGCTCTTTTATCAAGCAAAAAAAATAGAGAGTCCAATCATTTTCACTAGTTCAGACACAACGCCTAGGCTGAGCTACTTAACATGTTGAACATGTGCACTTTTTTATAACATGAGCCCTTATAAGCCCCAGCTAATTCCCTTGAATGTTAATCTGTTCATGTACTGCCACCGTCGTATAATAACAGATACAAATGTATTAGCACGCATGACATTTGCCAATTTAGGACATTCAAGGGATTATAAATTACCCAAGTATGGAAAATACACTTTTACACCCTGCATAATTTACACCAAAAAAAGTACAGGTACTTGCCTTGTAAAGGTCCTCCTCCAGCTAGTTGATTCTCTGGTACATTTCATGAAGAAAGTTAGCAGTTAGTCTTTTACAGGATGTCAGAAAATttccatgtaaaaatatttctctccacaAACAAATATATGTCTACTTGCTATATGTATATGTTAAAACTAATATATCTCTTTATTTGAATgcaattgaaaactaaattattttcaaatgcttTTGCTAGAGATATCTCAAACACGTATCTAACAAATTCCCAGATGCATTGGAGACAATCTTAGGAGAATAAATATGCTAGAATGGGACCTCTTGACAGAAAGAGGATTAGaaagataaatcaaaaaataattaccaGGCACACCTTGAGGATTTATGCTTTGCAAGTTTTGCTTCggatgaaaatatttacaaGAATCCCCAAACTGGCATGATCCCTTTCAAATATATGAAGAAAACAACTCTAATAAGTAACATGATAAGTAATTGCAAGGATTGTATCAAAAGTCAAAGAAAACATTCATTTGATAAAATTAGTTAGCTGGTGAGAAACAGTTAACAGTTCAACACACGCATAATTTGACTAGCCCACGAATAACATAGACTGCACGCACAATCAATGGCCGCCTCTTTTACAAAGTCTAGGTAAAATAAAGTTTGAGAGCTCATGTATAAATATGCACGCATGTGCATACATATATCATTCGAATTTATGAATACATGAACTACAAAACATTCAACAACCATGAAAAGTTAATTCAAAACTGGGTATCATATTCCctagtaatatttttattctaatGGTAAAAATGCAAATCCTTAAAAAATTACCAAGCAAGGCAAACAAGTTTGCAGACAAGGGTAACCCAAACACAGACTCAATAATTGATCccctagaaatattttttacataatctTATATGCtgtgaaattaaattaacaactTCAAAATTCATTGGCGATAAATATTTCTTTTCCAACACTTTTTACTTATAACCATCAAACATAACCACACTTtacaattttatattatgaagtttttaatgaaaatgtcAAGTTTTGTATAGAACAATAATGCTGGCAGGGAAAACCAAAAGCCACCCATCTTTTGCTCAGTTGGTTGGTCCTTTTCCATGATTTGGGTACCACTTtgaatttgataataatttaaacGAGAAGGACCTGGCCATGGATATCCCTATTTTCATGTTCTTAGTCCTAGTGCAATCCTCATGGCCATATAATTGTACATACGGATACAATCATCCATGGCCTCTTCCaatattacttaaaattttccaaaataacaCACCAAGATTTAGTCCTAATAGGTAAGGataactacatgaattctagcttacCAATTGTCTTTATCATGCTGTAAGGGCATTATTTCACATAATGTGCCTACAAATTttccaccattttttttttcttctctcttttgcaAAAACTCCTTGCATTCCATCTGCTCTCTAACAGAAGCATCTATTGGTTTTCTTATGACACGTCCACACCATTTTAATCAAGTCTCACGGATCTTATTTTGAATAGGTGCCACAAATGGCAAAGGAATAATAGCTTATGAAACAAGTTTTATGTCACTTCCGCAATTGAAACTGTGCAGACTTCGCAAATACACATGAAAACAACTGTAAATCCTGATGTTTCTCATGCTACGGTAGGTCATTCTAGCCCTGC from Diospyros lotus cultivar Yz01 chromosome 9, ASM1463336v1, whole genome shotgun sequence encodes the following:
- the LOC127809756 gene encoding zinc finger CCCH domain-containing protein 3 isoform X2, whose product is MPLQKYYCDYCDKQFQDTPAARKRHLQGIQHQRAKALWFTSFPDASNQIHPDSFGKGICNRFVRTGSCQFGDSCKYFHPKQNLQSINPQENQLAGGGPLQGGTVGDSMGISLGNLPPSLKPPPEGGYPPLPFIDWG
- the LOC127809756 gene encoding zinc finger CCCH domain-containing protein 3 isoform X1, yielding MPLQKYYCDYCDKQFQDTPAARKRHLQGIQHQRAKALWFTSFPDASNQIHPDSFGKGICNRFVRTGSCQFGDSCKYFHPKQNLQSINPQGVPENQLAGGGPLQGGTVGDSMGISLGNLPPSLKPPPEGGYPPLPFIDWG